The DNA sequence TCGCCATCGCTGTCCACTACCGTCTGGTGGCGCGAAGGCAAATCACGCGAATCAAACGCGCCGCGGAGACGGCGGCTGAACGCCATGGCCTGAGGCAAACGACCGGCAAGAAGGTTTTCGAGTTGCGTCCGGATTTGGACTGGGACAAGGGCAAAGCCGTTCTCTGGCTGTTGTCCGCGCTCGATCTCGAAGCAGAAGACGTCGTGCCGCTCTATGTCGGCGACGACGATACGGACGAAGACGCGTTTGCCGCACTGTCAGGTCGGGGGATCGGCATCCTGGTGACGAACGCTGACCGCCATACCTTAGCGCAGTATAAATTGTCGGACACCCAGGCGGTCGAGCAGTTTCTGGGCTCCCTCTCTCGAAAGCTGGCGCGTCGTGGCTAGTTGGACCCTTGCCTATGACGGCTTCGACCCGGACCAGGAAGCCTTGCGCGAAGCGCTGTGCACGCTCGGCAACGGCTATTTCGCGACCCGCGGCGCCGCGGAAGAGAGCGATGCGGACGAAACCCACTATCCCGGCACGTACCTGGCGGGCGGATACAATCGTCTGGTGACGGACATTGCCGGGCGGCCGGTCGAAAATGAGGATCTCGTCAACCTGCCGAACTGGCTCCCGCTCAACTTCCGGCCGGAGGGCGGCGAGTGGCTCAATCTGCCCAGCTCCCAGATCCTCTCCTACCGCCAGGAGCTGGACCTCGAGCAAGGCGTGCTCCGGCGCGTAATGCGCGTGCGCGACCGCGAAGGGAGGGAAACGCGTCTCACCGCCCGCCGTCTCGTCCACATGGGTTCGCCCCACCTTGCCGCGATAGAATGGACGCTTGCACCAGACAACTGGTCGGGGGGCATCGAAGTGCTGTCCGCCCTCGACGGACGAGTGACCAACAGCGGCGTTACGCGCTACCGCCAGCTCGATGGCAAGCACCTCATTCCATTGATCGCCGAGGAGCTTGGTGAGGACGGACTCCTTCTCGTCGCTGAGACCAGCCAATCGCATATCCGGATCGCCGAGGCGGCCCAAACTCGCGCTTACAGCAACAACGAACGGATAAAGAGCGAACGCCAGTTCCGGCAAAATCACGGTTATGCCGCTCACGCGCTCTCTTTCGAGGTGGCCGAAGGAAGCCCCGTCACGATCGAAAAGATTGTCGCGCTACACACTTCGCGTGACCGGGCTATTTCGAGTCCCGAGCAGGCGGCGCGGAACACGCTGCGCAAGGCAGGGCGCTTTGCGGCGCTGCTCGAGGATCACGCCCGCGCCTGGTCGCAACTGTGGCGCCGCTGCGACATCAGTATGGAGGGACGAAAGCGCACGCAGATGATCCTGCGGCTGCATATCTTTCATTTGCTGCAGACCGTTTCACCGCACAGCGTCGATCTCGATGCCGGTGTGCCCGCGCGCGGCCTTCATGGCGAGGCGTATCGGGGGCATATCTTCTGGGACGAACTCTTCGTCTTCCCTTTCTTCAACCTGCGCATCCCCGAGATCACGCGCGCGCTGCTGTGCTACCGGCATCGCAGGCTGCCCATGGCACGATGGCTGGCGAGCGAGAGCGGATATCGCGGCGCCATGTACCCGTGGCAGAGCGGCAGCGACGGGCGGGAGGAGACGCAGGTGCTCCATCTCAACCCCAAATCCGGCCGCTGGTTGCCCGACAACTCG is a window from the Altererythrobacter sp. B11 genome containing:
- a CDS encoding glycoside hydrolase family 65 protein, with the protein product MASWTLAYDGFDPDQEALREALCTLGNGYFATRGAAEESDADETHYPGTYLAGGYNRLVTDIAGRPVENEDLVNLPNWLPLNFRPEGGEWLNLPSSQILSYRQELDLEQGVLRRVMRVRDREGRETRLTARRLVHMGSPHLAAIEWTLAPDNWSGGIEVLSALDGRVTNSGVTRYRQLDGKHLIPLIAEELGEDGLLLVAETSQSHIRIAEAAQTRAYSNNERIKSERQFRQNHGYAAHALSFEVAEGSPVTIEKIVALHTSRDRAISSPEQAARNTLRKAGRFAALLEDHARAWSQLWRRCDISMEGRKRTQMILRLHIFHLLQTVSPHSVDLDAGVPARGLHGEAYRGHIFWDELFVFPFFNLRIPEITRALLCYRHRRLPMARWLASESGYRGAMYPWQSGSDGREETQVLHLNPKSGRWLPDNSHLQRHVNAAIAYNVWRYYQATGDHEFLSFYGAEMLFEIARFWASIAVFNPIRGRYEIRGVMGPDEFHDRYPWSDTPGLDNNAYTNVMAAWVLGRALEARNHLDAERRTELDESLGLSAEDLAAWDEIGRKLMVPFHEGVISQFEGYERLLEFEWEAYRERYGDIRRLDRILEAEGDTVNRYKASKQADVLMLFYLFSSEELEQLFSRLGFSFESEMIPRTVDYYLRRTSNGSTLSGIVHSWVLARSNRAESWMQLKEALESDIADVQGGTTPEGIHLGAMAGTVDLIQRGQTGLEIRDDMLRLDPCLPHELQGLSFRIRHRGQWLDVEIEGGRISVSASESWNGPSRLVIGDRSYPLSAGEVRQVACHYPRRGAGPVEGG